From a single Helicovermis profundi genomic region:
- a CDS encoding oligosaccharide flippase family protein gives MTLMMLKWLLINLRNQFKKTPDVINYFHKLLTSQYFYYIGGEIISKTVNFLVIILISRIISPSDYGYISIAYSVIPILLVLYSLNIPSSIIRRFYENQNDYLEFLLTNTLFITLNSFFLTVIIFLFSDSICNILNIPQDLLRITAVVAFFKVFYEFYRAFLQANQNGKIYAKFTVIYNVMLNVSIIIILFNIDNYRYMSKSYSDLFTSSIFFIYIIYRLIKVTKWRPQIEHLKYAILFGAPLILHTISNVVLGQIDRFMINSIVGTSETGVYSLAYNLGMIMNVIIIAVNKAWLPIFYKHVENKEYLENKLKRIIGFIFISAAILITYGSYLLNYVIDYRYLDAITIFPIIVISYTVVFGYIIYSNYSYFYKKTILIARNSIIASIINIILNYYLLRVFDYRVAAVTTLISYTILFILNWYAAKQLVENNVVSIKIYIVSLLYFILFSLIVSLINSFFSGMLTILLNSIFLLCFIVDFKRKNYF, from the coding sequence ATGACGTTGATGATGCTAAAGTGGCTATTGATAAACTTACGAAATCAATTTAAAAAAACTCCTGATGTCATTAATTATTTTCATAAACTATTAACAAGTCAATACTTTTATTATATCGGTGGCGAAATTATCTCTAAAACTGTTAATTTTTTGGTGATTATATTGATTTCAAGAATCATTTCGCCTAGTGATTATGGATATATATCAATAGCATATTCGGTTATCCCTATTTTGTTAGTACTTTATAGTCTTAATATTCCAAGTTCTATAATAAGAAGATTTTATGAAAATCAAAATGATTATCTAGAATTTTTACTAACAAACACTTTATTCATTACGCTTAATAGTTTTTTTTTAACAGTAATAATTTTTTTGTTTTCAGATAGTATATGTAATATATTAAATATTCCACAGGATTTACTTCGAATTACTGCAGTAGTGGCTTTTTTTAAAGTCTTTTACGAATTCTATAGGGCATTTCTTCAAGCAAATCAAAACGGTAAAATTTACGCAAAGTTTACTGTTATTTACAATGTAATGTTAAATGTGAGTATTATTATTATATTGTTTAATATTGATAATTATAGATATATGAGTAAATCGTATTCAGATTTGTTTACTAGTAGTATATTTTTCATATATATAATTTACAGACTAATTAAAGTTACTAAATGGAGACCTCAAATTGAACACTTGAAGTATGCTATTTTATTTGGAGCACCTTTAATTTTGCATACAATATCAAATGTTGTGCTTGGCCAAATAGATAGATTTATGATTAATTCGATTGTTGGAACATCTGAAACTGGTGTATATTCATTAGCCTATAATTTAGGTATGATTATGAACGTAATAATAATAGCTGTAAACAAAGCGTGGCTACCTATATTTTACAAACACGTTGAGAATAAAGAGTATTTAGAAAATAAGCTTAAACGAATTATTGGATTTATTTTTATTAGTGCTGCTATTTTAATAACATATGGGAGTTATTTATTGAATTATGTTATAGATTATAGATACTTAGACGCGATAACTATATTTCCTATAATTGTTATTAGCTACACTGTTGTATTTGGGTATATAATATATTCAAATTATTCATATTTTTATAAAAAAACCATATTAATTGCAAGAAATTCTATTATAGCTAGTATTATTAATATTATTTTAAATTATTATTTATTGCGAGTTTTTGATTACAGAGTGGCTGCAGTTACGACATTAATTTCGTATACAATATTATTTATATTAAATTGGTATGCTGCCAAACAACTTGTTGAAAATAATGTTGTATCTATAAAAATATACATTGTATCATTACTATATTTTATTCTATTTTCACTTATTGTTAGTTTGATTAATAGTTTTTTTAGCGGTATGTTAACAATTTTATTAAATAGTATTTTTTTATTATGTTTTATTGTTGATTTTAAAAGAAAAAATTATTTTTAA